Sequence from the Maribellus comscasis genome:
GAAATTCTGAACCATTGGAGAAAGCATAATAGTCATGCGGGTTTGTTGCGTTTTCTTTTCCTGCAATCAGGTCCCACACATCACGGCCGTCAATTTCAGTTTCCGGCAACGACACATTGGCTAACTTACACAAGGTCGGTAAAAAATCGATGGTTAGAAATGTGTTCGTCGATTTTTGGTTTCCGGCTAATTCATCAGGGTATTTTACAATACATGCTGAACGTGTTCCCCCGTCAAATGACGTTCCTTTGGCCTCGCGGAAAGGTGTGGTTCCTGCGTGATTCCCGTATGAAATCCACGGACCATTATCTGATGTGAAAATGACAATCGTATTTTTATCAATTCCGTTTTCTTTTAAAGCCGTATTTATTTGACCAACCGACCAGTCGAGTTCAAGCAAAACATCACCATATAACCCAACTCCCGATTTTCCTTCGAACTCAGGACTGCAAAAAAGTGGTACATGCGCCATATTATGCGGAACATATAACAGGAATGGTTCGTCTTTGTGCCGGTTTATAAAATCAACAGCATGTTCTGTATACCATTTTGTCAGCATTTTTTGGTCATCAAAATCAACATCTTCAATGGTTACTTTATTATTTTCCCAAAACTGAAGCGGGTAACGTCCCCAATATTCCGGATTTTCAGGATGATGTTTCCACATATCGTTGGAATACATTAATCCGCAACTTTCATCAAAACCACGGGCCGCAGGGCGGGTTTCCGCTTGGTCTCCACAATGCCACTTTCCGAAAACGGCTGTGCTGTAACCGGCTTTTTTAAATACTTCTGCAATGGTTGGGAAATTGGTTTCAAGCCCTCTTTCTGTAGGACCGTGCGCTCCAAACACTTTAGTCCTGCCCGGGTAGCATCCTGAAATTAAAGCTGAGCGTGATGCAGAGCAGATTGCCTGCGGAACATAAAAATTGGTAAACGTTATTCCTTCCTCTGCAAGTTTTTCTACGTTTGGTGTTTTAATTTTTTTCTGACCAAAAGGTGAAAAATCGGAATAGCCCGAATCATCCAAAAAAACGATGACAATGTTGGGCTGTTTTTTTTCTTCCGGTTCTTTTGTTGAACTGTTGCAGGAAACAATTGAAAATAACGTTGATATAAAAAGAGCAAATAATAGAAGTTTTTGTTTCATGTTGGTTAATTAAAGAATTTACTCAAAAATAGGAGATTTGATTTAGAATGTAACTATTAATTTCAGGATTGTTACAATGAATAGTTTATATAATAAAATTTTAATCAAATAATTCTCCGGGGCTTTGCCTCGGGGTTACCTTATATTCTCCCCTGAAATCAGGGGAGATGTCATCGGCCAGATGGTGGATGACAGAGGGGTGAAATAAAGAAAATCTGACTTTTCAGCATTGTTGCTGAAAATAAAGTTGGCGAAATACTCCTTGGTTCTGCCACGGGGATAGTCAACTTTAGGGATTTTCTTTATTTGTCTTCAATTTTTTTACTAAAATCAGCATTTTTAACGTACCTTGTGCCCAACAAATTTAAGAATATCATGAATAAAGGAACAGTAAAATTTTTTAATGAACAAAAAGGTTTTGGTTTCATTAAAGATTCTGAATCATCAAAAGAGTATTTCGTTCATTCAAGTGGGTTGAAAGACAATATTGGAGAAGGCGATGAAGTAACTTTTGATTTGGAAGAAGGAAGAAAAGGGTTAAATGCCGTAAATGTTAAACTGGCTTAGTTTAAAATAGTAATACATTTAAGAGTTTCAGGTCTCGTTGTAAAGCGAGACCTTTTTTATGCAATCTATTTTAGAAATTGATAAAATAAACGGATAATATATTTAATCTTCAAAGAAGTCATCGGGATTAAAAGGAATGTCGTCATCCGGATCTTTGTCTAAAGGCCCCACACCTGGCGGGTTAAACAAGCCCCAATCGTCTTTTATATAGTTCCATTTATCAAAGCTTTCCACCCATTCAATAAAAAGCAATCTGTATTCTTCAATTAATTCTCTAACGATGTCGAAATACTGAACGTCTTCAAAACCAAACATTTCCAGAGAATGATTTGAAACCATCAGGTCACGGGCAGCTTTTCGTATTATGGCGGCGGCTTCCATTCTGATATCATAGAGATCACCACCTTCTGCACCTGCTACTTTTACCGTAAGCTGAGCAGCGTCACTTAGCATATTTCCTTTTATAAACTGAAGGTGTTCGTTGTCTTCCGGTATCAGTTCACTGATTTGGTGTACAACGTCAAAAATTTCTTTTCCTTTTTTGTATATGGGAAGACTTTCGGCTGGTCGTTCATGTTTTTCGTAATCCATATTTAGTCGCGGTAACGTTTTACAATTTCGTCATATTCGTCAATCCTCCTGTCACGCAGGAAAGGCCATATTCGACGAACATCTTCCGAGCGTGACAAATCGATTTCAACCACTTCCGACTGTTCATATTCTGAAGAAAACTGGTAAATAATTTCTCCCTGAGGACCGGCAACAAACGAGTTTCCCCAAAATGTAATTCCATTTCCAATTCCTGAAGGATCGCCTTCGTACCCTGTTCGGTTTACACTGATAACGGGCAAGCCATTGGCAACAGCATGTCCTCGCTGCGAAATCATCCAGGCTCCCAGCTGTCTTGCTTTTTCTTCTTGTGTATCCGACGGTTCCCAACCAATTGCTGTGGGGTAAATCAGAATTTCTGCTCCTGCCAAAGCCATCAAACGTGCGGCTTCCGGATACCACTGATCCCAGCAAATGAGTACGCCCAGATTTCCCAGTGATGTTTTAACCGGATTAAAACCGAGATCGCCGGGAGTAAAGTAGAATTTTTCATAATACGAAGGGTCATCAGGAATATGCATCTTCCTGTAAATACCGGCAACTGAACCATCTTTTTCGAATACTACAGCGGTGTTATGATACAGTCCGGCAGCCCGTTTTTCAAAGAGTGAAGTAACCAAAACAACTCCGGTTTCTTTGGCTACTTTTGAAAAGGATTCGGTGGCGGGGCCTGGAATCGTCTCGGCAAGGTCAAACATATCAGTATCTTCCGTTTGGCAAAAATAAAGACTGCTGTGTAATTCCTGCAATACAACAAGTTCAGCACCCTGCGATGCACATATTTTTATTTCTTCAACACTTTTAGCAATATTCTCACTTTTGTTCCCGGTACATTTTTGTTGTACCAATCCGGCTTTTATTCTTTTCATTTTCAAAAATTTTCTTTGTTCAGTTTTACCGGCTCCGGGTATTGCATTGTTATACAATGCAGCGAGCCGTGCTGTTCAATTAATACGCTGCAATTTAATGGTATTATTTCTTTTTGAGGAAAACATTTTTTTAATATTTCTACAGCAATTTCGTCCTCCCCGACACCGTATACCGGAAGCAGAACAGCATTGTTTATAATGGTAAAGTTGGCGTAGGTTGCGGGCAAACGGTCTCCCTCGCTATCATAACAGGCACCCGGCATAGGCAGTTCAATCAAATCGTAAGGCTTACCGTTGGGCCGGGTGAATTGTTGCATGTCGTTTTTCATCTTTTGCAATGCTTCAAAATGCTCATCGTCCGGATTGTTACATCCAACATAGGCAATTGTATTTTCATTGCAAAACCGTGCCAGTGTGTCGATGTGTGAATCTGTATCATCTCCGGCCAGATAACCGTGATTTAACCATAAAATCCGGTTGGCGCCAA
This genomic interval carries:
- a CDS encoding sulfatase family protein, with the translated sequence MKQKLLLFALFISTLFSIVSCNSSTKEPEEKKQPNIVIVFLDDSGYSDFSPFGQKKIKTPNVEKLAEEGITFTNFYVPQAICSASRSALISGCYPGRTKVFGAHGPTERGLETNFPTIAEVFKKAGYSTAVFGKWHCGDQAETRPAARGFDESCGLMYSNDMWKHHPENPEYWGRYPLQFWENNKVTIEDVDFDDQKMLTKWYTEHAVDFINRHKDEPFLLYVPHNMAHVPLFCSPEFEGKSGVGLYGDVLLELDWSVGQINTALKENGIDKNTIVIFTSDNGPWISYGNHAGTTPFREAKGTSFDGGTRSACIVKYPDELAGNQKSTNTFLTIDFLPTLCKLANVSLPETEIDGRDVWDLIAGKENATNPHDYYAFSNGSEFQAIMSGDGKWKMHLPHDYRTLDYAANDGMAGKYKQTKIELSLFDMENDPYETTNVIEAHPDIAEKLMSFAEQHKAKFYSE
- a CDS encoding carbon-nitrogen hydrolase, yielding MKRIKAGLVQQKCTGNKSENIAKSVEEIKICASQGAELVVLQELHSSLYFCQTEDTDMFDLAETIPGPATESFSKVAKETGVVLVTSLFEKRAAGLYHNTAVVFEKDGSVAGIYRKMHIPDDPSYYEKFYFTPGDLGFNPVKTSLGNLGVLICWDQWYPEAARLMALAGAEILIYPTAIGWEPSDTQEEKARQLGAWMISQRGHAVANGLPVISVNRTGYEGDPSGIGNGITFWGNSFVAGPQGEIIYQFSSEYEQSEVVEIDLSRSEDVRRIWPFLRDRRIDEYDEIVKRYRD
- a CDS encoding cold-shock protein gives rise to the protein MNKGTVKFFNEQKGFGFIKDSESSKEYFVHSSGLKDNIGEGDEVTFDLEEGRKGLNAVNVKLA